Within Telopea speciosissima isolate NSW1024214 ecotype Mountain lineage chromosome 8, Tspe_v1, whole genome shotgun sequence, the genomic segment aaatgaaagaatatCATTAATTTTTCTAAGATTATGTAGACCTTAATAAGAGGATCGAAGCTTAACTGTCTTGATCATTATTACCTTTCATAGATCCTACTACTGTTCTTTGGAATTGGAATTCTTATTATAAATTGAGAAACCATCTAAAGAGCCTGAACTCAGACTCTAAACCAGCCTTAGTTTGCAATGTCTTCACTAAGTTCTCTCTCGTTTTTAGGTTTTTTGCTCCTTCTATTGCTTCATGAAGTTGCTTCCATAGATTATACATTAGCCCTTACCAAATCTTTGCTGTATTATGAAGCTCAGAGATCAGGGAAACTACCTCCCAACCAGCGAGTGCAGTGGAGAGGTGACTCTGGTCTAAATGATGGTAGTGATGCCGGTGTAAGCACACTCATCTCTTCACATCTCTATACTACATTATTATGAGTGTGGATCCTCTACCCATGTGGGGTGCCACCCCACTTGGTGAGGATCAATGAAGGGGATCTCCACCCGTGTACTCTACCCATGTGGTGTGCCACCCCACATGATGAGGACCAATGAAGTGGAATCTCCACCCATCTGATATAGGGGTGGAAATCCCCTCTGATCCCTGGTCCTATGGCAGATGCGTGGAGATTCCACTTCATTGCCCTCACTACATGGGGGAGCATGGATCCTGTCCTTGTGCTGTCCAACGTCCTCCAGGgtcactcacatggaatccactcctgcTATGGATCccacagtggattccatgtgagtcgCCCTGGAGGACCTTGGCtagtacttgtacaaggacaggATCCGGTCTCGCGGGGTGACACCCTACAAGGGTATAGAATCTGGATTCGTTATAGTTAGGGGTGCAAGTGTGGCTTTGACGGCCCGAGCCCTGACCCTGTCTTCTccctgttttttcttcttttttttttttttttattgttcttcttcttctccctttctcaaCCTGGCCAGCCTATGCATCCCCTTAACACCccccatgatcaaggccaatcagggtcagcccgacccaaccctgaggccgggtcaaggttggattttctGGCACTGAGTTAGGACCGGGTTgggcctaggcccagctaaggggactcatgGTTGGACTAGGATTTTAAAAGACCCAGCCCAACCCCTACCCTGTTGCAGCTCTAGTCATAGGAGTatccattattattatttttttgaagtaTTGTTAAAATATATGGTGGTTTTGGATTGGCAGATTGATCTAGTTGGTGGATATTATGATGCGGGAGACAATGTGAAATTTGGGTTTCCAATGGCATTTACAGTGACAATGCTTGCATGGAGTGCAGTAGAGTATGGGACACAACTTTCATCTAAAAATGAGTTATCACATGCCCTTGAGGCAATTAAATGGGGAACAGATTACTTAATCAAAGCTCACCCTCAACCTGATATCCTCTATGCTGAAGTTGGTGATGGTGATTCTGATCATGAATGTTGGCAGAGACCAGAAGACATGACCACACCCCGGACGACCTATAAGATCGACGACCAACATCCGGGAGCTGACCTCGCCGGCGAAACTTCTGCTGCTCTAGCTGCTGCATCCATTGTTTTCCGATCATCAAATCCTCACTATTCATCCATACTTATTAGCCATGCAAAGGAGGTGAGattattattatgatgataatgatgatttACGGGCAATTTGAAGAACATTAATAAACTGATTTATCCTTCCCGTTAAAATTTTCAGCTCTTTGATTTTGGTCGCAATCACCCAGGCCTGTATCAAAATAGCATTCCAGTTGTTGGAAAGTTCTACTCTAGTAGTGGTTATGAGGTAAACATTGAATCTCAATCTATATATATAGTTGTTTACATTTTGCTTTTCCCAATGCTTCTAATAATTTTTTACTATTAATTAGTTTATTGGACAAGAGTCCCAAGAAGGACAGTGTGGGGTGTACCATAAGCTAGCGCCCTCTGTgtcaatttctctcttttccattgGTGCTGCTCCTTAGTTTATCGCACAATGCgatgtgcctatccctctccttTGGTTtatacagaagaaaaaaaaaaatttgctaaCATGACCCTGTTGGGCATTGGGATACacattggaaattttttttttttttttaaaatttgaggGAGGGCGGGGACCGGCACACCTATCGTATATATACATTTGATCATTTACGATTAAACATTTGTCtattttgcttccataaatgcTTCTCCATGTACTCTTAATGACATTAGGACAAATGTCATCACCTAACGACAAGTAGGTGATCCAGTCTAGGGGAAGAAAATATTGGGAATATATAGTAGTCTCATTAGTTAAGTTGTACACTCATGTAGAATTTCCACTCTCATTGTTCCTCTTCCTTTTGAGTTGTAAATCATCTTCCATTGTCTTATAACTTATTTTGTATCTCTTTTCCATTCATCTTTTCTTGAAGGGTTGATGTTCTttatgccgcagcgcagcctgcgcccagacacatgggtctgccattcaagggggtagggtgatcatttcacccacccctaTGTGTATGGGCGCAGACTgtgcccccggcacagagaacatttgacctTTCTTTAATTATGTAAGACAATGAAGCAAGTTTGTTTCCATACCATCACTTAATTTTGCCACATGACTAATTCCCTTTTTGGCTGAAACTCTTAACTCTTAAATCCAaatcatttttctttgttttttgaatCGATCTAATGTTTTTGAGTTGTCAATGGGTCTCGGTGATCAGGACGAATTGTTATGGGCAGCTGCATGGCTCCACCGAGCTACAGGTGATGAGACATACTTAAATTATCTTAGCAGCTCTGGAAATACTGGTGGTTCAAGATCCATGTTCTCTTGGGATGACAAGTTCTTGGGTGTCCAGGTTCTAGTCTCCAAGGTACTACTACATATCACAATTTTTTCTAAGTTAAAATTATTCAAATGTatacttaggctgtgtttggtatgcattcttagaatgcattccacgAATACTACTATTTTTATCACCCAAGACTGCATACCAAACAGGGCATAATTAATAGTTGATATTCATTTGTGCTTGTTACACAGCTTGTTCTTGAAGGCAAAGTTGGGAATTCTGGGAACTGGGCTCAATACAAGAGTGAGGCAGAGCAGTTTATTTGTTCCTGCGTTCAGAAAGGGAGCAATAACTTTAAGAAGAGCCCTGGGGGTTTGCTATGGTGGCAGCCATGGAATGATCTTCAATACACAACTGCTGCTATATTCGTATTGTCAGCTTACTCTGACTATCTATCAGCTACTCATACAGATGCAAATATCCAGTGCCAAG encodes:
- the LOC122671968 gene encoding endoglucanase 12-like, with product MSSLSSLSFLGFLLLLLLHEVASIDYTLALTKSLLYYEAQRSGKLPPNQRVQWRGDSGLNDGSDAGIDLVGGYYDAGDNVKFGFPMAFTVTMLAWSAVEYGTQLSSKNELSHALEAIKWGTDYLIKAHPQPDILYAEVGDGDSDHECWQRPEDMTTPRTTYKIDDQHPGADLAGETSAALAAASIVFRSSNPHYSSILISHAKELFDFGRNHPGLYQNSIPVVGKFYSSSGYEDELLWAAAWLHRATGDETYLNYLSSSGNTGGSRSMFSWDDKFLGVQVLVSKLVLEGKVGNSGNWAQYKSEAEQFICSCVQKGSNNFKKSPGGLLWWQPWNDLQYTTAAIFVLSAYSDYLSATHTDANIQCQGGPVTPTDLINFVQSQVDYILGSNPKGTSYMVGFESKYPEQVHHRGASIVSIKKDPTAVTCKGGFDEWFNKNSPNPNVLDGAIVGGPDENDSYTDSRSNFQQAEPATANSAPLVGVLARLA